The genomic interval TCCGTAGCTCAGCTGGTAGAGCATTACACTTTTAATGTAGTGGTCCTGGGTTCGAATCCCAGCGGGATCACAAGAAACAATATCAAAGAGAACTAAACCCCTGCAAATCAAATGATTGCAGGGGTTTTTGCTTTTACGCGTTTTACCAAAATATGCATGAAATCGCATATAAAATGTGTGTCATTCGGTGCGTCGTTCTTTATAATACCAAACTCCCCTAATCCGTATTAAAATATTGATATTCAGATAACGCAAGATTTTTACGAGTTGTATATAACAATAAAAGCTACTAAAAGAATACGAACAGCATTAGGGGGAATTTGGATAATATTAAGTAACCTTATTTATTCACAATATTACACGGAGGCGACCAACCAAAACCGTAGTTTTGAAAAATGGACGGTCTACAACAAATAACAGAATTTAAGTCTTCGCCCGAATTGGTTGAAAAACTATATAAATATAGCATACTAAAAACCTACCAGGCAGGAAGCATTATTTTAAATGAAAATGCTCATATCCGTTCCATTCCGATTGTTACCAAAGGAACCATGAAAGTTATGCGGACAGAAGAAGATGGCAGGGAAATTTTATTGTATTACATCAAAGCAGGCGAAAGCTGCATTATGTCGTTTTTGGGTGGACTGCACAACGAAACAAGCAAAGTAAAGGCGGAAGTGGAAGAAGACGCAGAAATTCTTTTTTTGCCCATTGACAAAGTTTCACTGTTCATCAAAGAATACCCGCAGTGGCTCGACTATATTTTTCGTTTGTATCACAAACGCTTTGAAGAACTGTTGGAAATTGTCAATGCCATTTCCTTTAAAAAAGTAGATGAACGTTTATTAAATTTGCTCAAAAAGAAATCTGAGTTGACACTATCAAAAACCATTCATATAACCCACGAACAATTAGCTAATGAACTTGGAACGGCTCGTGTAGTCGTTTCCAGATTATTGAAACAATTGGAAGAAAACGGAGTTGTTCAGCTCGGTAGGAAT from Pedobacter sp. WC2423 carries:
- a CDS encoding Crp/Fnr family transcriptional regulator, translated to MDGLQQITEFKSSPELVEKLYKYSILKTYQAGSIILNENAHIRSIPIVTKGTMKVMRTEEDGREILLYYIKAGESCIMSFLGGLHNETSKVKAEVEEDAEILFLPIDKVSLFIKEYPQWLDYIFRLYHKRFEELLEIVNAISFKKVDERLLNLLKKKSELTLSKTIHITHEQLANELGTARVVVSRLLKQLEENGVVQLGRNKIFLM